A window of Saccharomyces paradoxus chromosome XIII, complete sequence contains these coding sequences:
- a CDS encoding uncharacterized protein (similar to YML020W) produces MVTTPLQSSPKSSLKSSTTSLRSVQTQSDRMKPSEPKHRTTKSWSIWGNNEDEEPESSNKNNGKEGSKDICQDGDNVLNMGTGLHDNQRTKILIETGKIEKGEKDKNDGNATIAERNTRSRTWPFFWSRNKDPEPTHNVPIDADNHTLSSLANSLNPAPLTNIYIPYKPDAILMRDKNVKTPKKLTDDIGNQFPNIVVPSFDILPKQTIWNTVTSTIWKWKTEYWDSRPSSRVRKEEERVQHSQNQLKEETNAAANEAKDEERLVHNRGSLYRVDPWRKINLLSDYQSRPIRVLIVGVHGFFPTKIIRPFIGEPTGTSTKFVTEAEEIVKEYFGQYKVPIEISKIALEREGEIFDRVDFFYEVMKHWSKEINNSDFIYFVSHSQGCPVTIMLLAKLIKNGIINLDNSQFFNDEIQFCSSKKIISVLAMAGINNGPFYGADQTLFVRAYQTIEKDSLRELFEFQKFDSKQSQSFIEGLRTIISNNVKITFVGSINDQLVPLYSSICLFANHPNIFRAIFIDRGSQTPAFITRIVKIAGSLLDLGYNDHGIIKEISGSLAGTLTGGGHSTIYNEKQVYHLGIKFALETTDLSEIDPVEYSPYKLSELGANPYRLPWCMRGLMYESNKHFNSEEIKMLFKEFEEWDPETKQLKDIKNRLNGLKYRL; encoded by the coding sequence ATGGTCACGACTCCATTGCAATCTTCGCCGAAAAGCAGTCTGAAATCTTCAACCACCTCACTGCGCTCGGTACAAACGCAGTCTGATCGTATGAAGCCCAGTGAGCCAAAGCACAGAACAACTAAATCCTGGTCTATATGGGGGAATAATGAGGACGAAGAACCGGAATCATCTAATAAGAATAACGGGAAGGAAGGCAGTAAAGACATCTGTCAAGATGGTGACAATGTTTTGAATATGGGCACTGGCTTGCACGATAATCAACGGACAAAGATTTTAATAGAAACTGGCAAGATTGAGAAGGGTGAGAAAGACAAAAACGATGGAAATGCAACAATAGcagaaagaaatacaagGTCTCGAACATGGCCATTCTTTTGGAGTCGTAACAAAGATCCGGAGCCTACTCATAACGTTCCCATTGATGCGGATAATCACACTTTATCAAGTTTAGCAAATAGTCTAAATCCGGCTCCCTTAACCAACATTTACATACCATATAAACCGGATGCTATATTAATGAGGGATAAAAACGTCAAAACTCCAAAGAAATTAACAGATGACATAGGGAATCAGTTTCCTAACATTGTTGTACCGAGTTTTGATATTTTACCTAAACAAACCATATGGAATACAGTAACATCAACAATTTGGAAATGGAAGACTGAATACTGGGATAGCAGACCATCATCAAGGGTACGAAAGGAGGAAGAACGGGTGCAACACTCACAAAATCAGTTGAAAGAGGAAACAAATGCAGCCGCAAACGAGGCAAAAGATGAGGAACGGTTAGTGCACAATAGGGGATCTTTATATAGGGTAGATCCatggagaaaaataaaCCTTCTATCAGATTACCAGTCTAGGCCCATCAGAGTTCTCATTGTCGGTGTTCATGGGTTctttccaacaaaaattaTTAGACCGTTCATTGGCGAGCCAACCGGTACATCTACCAAGTTTGTCACAGAAGCTGAGGAAATAGTGAAGGAATACTTTGGCCAATATAAGGTGCCCATTGAAATAAGTAAGATTGCTCTTGAAAGAGAAGGTGAGATATTTGATAGAGTAGATTTCTTCTACGAAGTTATGAAGCATTGGAGcaaagaaataaacaattcggattttatttattttgtaaGTCATTCCCAGGGGTGCCCAGTCACCATCATGCTTTTAGCGAAACTGATCAAAAACGGTATAATAAACCTCGAtaattctcaatttttcaatgatgaaattcaatTCTGTTCatcgaaaaaaattatctcCGTCTTGGCTATGGCAGGTATCAATAATGGTCCATTTTATGGTGCAGATCAAACTTTGTTTGTTCGTGCATACCAGACGATTGAAAAAGACTCATTGAGGGAGTTATTCGAGTTTCAAAAGTTCGATTCCAAGCAATCGCAAAGCTTCATAGAAGGTCTGAGAACAATTATATCAAATAACGTTAAGATTACATTCGTGGGGTCCATCAACGATCAACTGGTCCCGTTGTATTCATCCATATGTCTTTTTGCCAACCATCCTAACATATTTCGAGcaatttttattgataGAGGATCACAAACGCCAGCGTTCATTACTCGCATCGTTAAAATTGCTGGTTCACTGTTAGACTTGGGTTATAATGACCACGGGATCATAAAGGAAATAAGCGGATCTCTGGCGGGCACCTTGACAGGAGGTGGTCACTCCACCATTTATAACGAGAAACAAGTTTATCACCTAGGCATCAAATTTGCATTGGAGACAACCGATTTGTCTGAAATAGACCCCGTTGAGTACTCACCATATAAATTGTCTGAGTTAGGAGCCAACCCTTATCGCTTGCCATGGTGTATGAGGGGATTAATGTACGAATCCAACAAGCATTTCAATAGTGAGGAGATCAAGATGTTGTTCAAGGAGTTTGAGGAATGGGACCCTGAGACTAAGCAATTAAAGGACATAAAAAACAGGCTTAATGGCTTGAAGTATCGACTTTGA
- the YML6 gene encoding mitochondrial 54S ribosomal protein uL4m (Mitochondrial ribosomal protein of the large subunit~similar to YML025C) — MTMKRNLVKTLQSIRYQATNATTHAETVLNPLPNAAIPPKYALVTVRSFPSLEPLTFVPVPTSTVAAPLRRDILWKAVVYENDNRRVGASNPPGRSENGFSRRKLMPQKGSGRARVGDANSPTRHNGARALARTAPNDYTTELPSKVYSMAFNNALSHQYKSGKLFVIGGDKVDLISPTSGLDLNTLDLVNTNTVEGKEIFEGEVIFRKFLEEFELEDKRLLFITDKTREGLIKSSDSYKQKVDVIQKELVEVNDILRAQAVFIELEALEYLAMAHQKETLFSVPN; from the exons atgacaatgaagagaaatttgGTGAAA ACTTTGCAATCTATACGCTACCAAGCTACCAATGCCACCACACATGCAGAAACCGTGTTGAATCCTCTGCCAAACGCAGCCATTCCACCCAAATATGCCTTAGTTACCGTTCGTTCGTTTCCATCTTTAGAACCATTAACATTTGTGCCAGTCCCCACATCGACTGTAGCTGCTCCATTAAGGCGTGATATACTATGGAAAGCCGTCGtttatgaaaatgataatagaAGGGTAGGTGCCTCGAATCCTCCCGGTAGAAGTGAAAACGGGTTTTCTAGACGAAAATTGATGCCTCAAAAGGGCTCTGGTAGGGCAAGAGTCGGGGATGCTAACTCTCCAACAAGACATAATGGTGCTAGGGCATTGGCAAGAACTGCACCAAATGACTATACTACAGAGCTACCATCCAAAGTTTATTCCATGGCTTTCAACAATGCTTTGAGCCACCAATATAAAAGCGGTAAGTTATTTGTTATTGGTGGTGATAAAGTCGACTTAATATCCCCTACATCAGGACTAGACTTGAACACGCTGGATCTTGTAAATACAAACACAGTTGAGGGCAAAGAGATATTTGAAGGCGAAGTCATCTTCAGAAAATTCttggaagaatttgaaCTTGAAGATAAGAGATTACTTTTCATTACCGACAAGACTAGAGAGGGGCTGATAAAGAGTTCTGATTCatacaaacaaaaagtaGATGTTATACAGAAAGAGCTTGTCGAGGTAAATGACATACTAAGAGCACAAGCTGTCTTCATCGAATTGGAAGCTCTTGAGTACCTAGCAATGGCTCACCAGAAAGAAACTCTTTTCTCCGTCCCAAACTGA
- the NSE5 gene encoding Smc5-Smc6 complex subunit NSE5 (Component of the SMC5-SMC6 complex~similar to YML023C) gives MDGALINSVSYVSPRNGAHYFVELTERHLLAFEMLNSMCLLENYDHVLLFLECQLGKSRNLTVIPFDIMLVLFTLSTSSEYYKEPILRTNDPYNVSRETLSRRALKLLQKYLTILKEFDSEQYNLYDLELLRCQFFLAIDSLTPRKQKWSFDRFRRTKSEKGVTYRQNASVDPELDQGKTVRNPYRSYISCLEQRNTILGNRLLNLKLSEPGEFINMILWTLSNSLQESTPLYLSSHEIWMPLLEILIDLFNCRQDYFIQHEIARNISKSFFVQRLSESPLAVFFESLNTRNFGNRFSEYVFLNCDYKLPSDNYATPVHPVYSGENTIVGTYIPRFKCSPLYKSQKSLALRRKLIGSCFKLLLRVPDGHRLITPRIVADDVIQGISRTLASFNDILQFKKFFMTENLSQESYFIPLLAEGTLSEIFKDTQECVVILTLVENLSDGVSFCNEVIGLIKSECFAFTEQCSQASYEESFLTIEKCDVCLLVLLRYLLHLVGAEAVLDAKEQLEILKVIEENDSGRRQWVKSLNLGDHPPLMYPIVSKMFSVHCKSISIA, from the coding sequence ATGGATGGTGCGCTGATAAATTCCGTTTCGTACGTGAGTCCTCGGAATGGTGCGCATTATTTTGTTGAACTTACTGAGAGGCATCTACTGGCGTTTGAGATGCTCAATTCTATGTgtcttttggaaaactATGATCACGTACTGTTGTTTCTGGAGTGCCAGTTGGGCAAATCTCGCAATTTGACGGTTATCCCGTTTGATATCATGCTGGTCCTTTTCACATTATCGACATCATCCGAATATTATAAAGAGCCGATATTAAGGACAAATGATCCATATAACGTGTCCAGGGAAACATTGAGCAGGAGAGCTTTGAAACTATTGCAGAAATATCTCACTATTTTGAAAGAGTTTGATTCCGAACAATACAATTTGTATGATTTGGAATTGCTACGATGtcagttttttttggcaatCGATTCGCTGACACCAAGAAAGCAAAAGTGGAGTTTCGATAGGTTCAGGAGAACAAAATCTGAAAAAGGTGTAACGTATAGACAAAATGCTAGTGTAGATCCGGAGTTGGACCAAGGCAAGACTGTCAGAAATCCCTACAGATCGTATATTAGCTGCCTCGAGCAAAGAAATACCATATTAGGCAATCGcttattgaatttgaaactgAGTGAGCCTGGAGAATTCATTAACATGATCTTATGGACATTATCCAACTCACTGCAAGAGAGCACGCCACTGTACTTATCAAGTCATGAGATTTGGATGCCCTTACTCGAAATACTCATTGATTTGTTTAATTGTAGACAAGATTATTTCATACAGCATGAGATTGCCCGAAATATAAGTAAGTCTTTTTTCGTTCAACGGTTATCGGAGAGCCCATTggcagttttttttgaatctttaAATACAAggaattttggaaatagGTTTTCCGAATATGTATTTCTCAATTGTGATTACAAACTGCCATCCGACAATTATGCGACGCCGGTTCATCCCGTATATAGTGGTGAAAACACGATAGTTGGTACGTATATTCCCAGATTTAAATGTAGTCCTTTGTACAAATCGCAAAAATCATTAGCATTGCGGAGAAAACTGATCGGGTCATGTTTCAAATTATTACTAAGAGTGCCAGATGGTCATAGATTGATAACTCCGAGAATAGTTGCAGATGATGTCATTCAAGGAATCTCACGTACGTTGGCTTCTTTTAATGATATCCTgcagttcaaaaaattctttatGACTGAGAATTTATCGCAAGAGTCTTATTTCATACCCTTATTGGCTGAAGGCACGCTTTCTGAAATATTTAAAGATACACAAGAATGTGTCGTTATTCTGACGCTAGTTGAAAATTTATCTGATGGAGTTTCGTTTTGCAACGAAGTTATCGGCTTGATCAAATCGGAGTGTTTTGCATTTACCGAGCAATGTAGCCAAGCTTCGTATGAAGAATCATTCTTAACTATTGAAAAGTGTGACGTGTGTCTTCTGGTTCTACTACGATATCTTCTGCACTTGGTTGGAGCCGAAGCGGTACTAGACGCTAAGGAACAGCTGGAGATATTAAAAGTAATTGAGGAAAATGATTCAGGAAGGCGACAGTGGGTCAAGTCACTTAACTTAGGAGATCATCCACCTTTAATGTATCCTATTGTTTCGAAAATGTTTAGCGTTCATTGTAAAAGTATAAGCATAGCATAA
- a CDS encoding uncharacterized protein (similar to YML018C) has protein sequence MVSKDQTSFNKRWTLGLLMLGLVIVLWVLSSFLINLIFEDDSYRKPFFITYINTAAFIFYLFPTAKAVVVNYKDTGRANVHRELIMEEEGTGNDCNHSVDITSPLLASLEAGTQASQKKRLTLYETIKLSAEFCILWFTANLVTNASLAFTSVASQTILSTTSSFFTLFIGAICHVESLNKSKILGSFISFIGIIMVTKSDSHQRYQRHIADVSGGDNDTVRVLMGNLLALAGAVLYGVYSTLLKREVGDETRVNMKIFFGFVGLFNLLFLWPSLIVLDFFGWEPFALPKDPKVVIIILVNCLITFVSDFCWAKAMLLTSPLTVTVGLSITIPLAMFGDVIFKHKTMSILYLFGAILILGSFFIINKSSEEEHFESSIAASNYESVEPPVAGS, from the coding sequence ATGGTGTCGAAGGATCAAACGTCCTTTAATAAGAGGTGGACCTTAGGTCTCCTGATGTTGGGTCTAGTCATTGTTTTATGGGTTTTATCGTCTTTTCTGATAAATTTGATCTTTGAGGATGACTCGTATAGAAAACCATTCTTCATCACGTATATCAATACTGCCGCCTTTATCTTTTATCTCTTTCCAACTGCAAAGGCCGTCGTGGTGAACTATAAGGACACAGGCCGCGCAAACGTTCACCGCGAACTAATTATGGAGGAAGAAGGTACTGGTAATGATTGTAACCACTCGGTTGACATAACTAGTCCATTGCTTGCGAGCCTAGAAGCAGGTACGCAGGCAAGCCAGAAGAAGAGGCTGACGCTGTATGAAACAATCAAGTTAAGTGCTGAGTTCTGTATACTTTGGTTCACAGCCAACCTTGTAACCAACGCCTCGCTGGCATTCACATCAGTGGCATCGCAGACAATTCTTTCCACtacttcttcctttttcactCTGTTTATAGGTGCTATCTGTCATGTCGAATCATTGAACAAGTCTAAAATACTAGGGTCGTTCATTTCCTTTATTGGCATAATCATGGTCACTAAATCAGATTCTCATCAGCGCTACCAACGCCACATCGCAGACGTTAGTGGTGGTGATAACGATACCGTGCGGGTTCTGATGGGCAACTTGTTGGCGCTTGCAGGCGCTGTACTTTACGGTGTCTACAGTACGCTGTTGAAAAGAGAGGTCGGGGACGAGACTCGTGTTAAcatgaagattttttttggcttcgTTGGTCTGTTTAATTTGCTCTTTCTATGGCCGTCACTGATTGTGCTGGACTTTTTTGGTTGGGAACCGTTCGCTCTGCCCAAAGACCCTAAAGTTGTCATAATCATACTTGTCAACTGTCTCATTACATTTGTTAGCGACTTCTGTTGGGCAAAGGCTATGCTACTAACGAGTCCTTTAACCGTCACCGTAGGATTGAGCATAACGATACCCTTAGCAATGTTTGGTGATGTAATTTTCAAGCACAAAACCATGTCTATTCTCTATTTATTTGGTGCTATCCTCATCCTAGGctcatttttcattattaacAAAAGCTCTGAGGAGGAACATTTTGAAAGCTCAATAGCGGCAAGCAATTATGAATCAGTGGAGCCGCCAGTAGCAGGCAGCTGA
- the APT1 gene encoding adenine phosphoribosyltransferase APT1 (Adenine phosphoribosyltransferase~similar to YML022W), which translates to MSIASYAQELKLALHQYPNFPSEGILFEDFLPIFRNPSLFQKLVDAFKLHIEETFSEVKIDYIVGLESRGFLFGPTLALALGVGFVPVRKAGKLPGECAKATYEKEYGTDVFEIQKNSIPAGSNVIIVDDIIATGGSAASAGELVEQLEANLLEYDFVMELDFLKGRGKLNAPVFTLLNAQKEALKK; encoded by the coding sequence ATGTCTATAGCAAGTTATGCCCAAGAGTTGAAGTTGGCTTTACATCAATATCCAAACTTCCCTAGTGAAGGTATTCTGTTCGAAGACTTCTTGCCCATTTTCAGAAATCCAAGTCTTTTCCAGAAGTTGGTCGACGCTTTCAAACTACATATagaagaaactttttcGGAAGTTAAAATTGATTATATTGTCGGGTTGGAATCTCGTGGGTTCTTGTTTGGACCAACTTTAGCTTTGGCTTTAGGTGTTGGTTTCGTTCCAGTTAGGAAAGCAGGTAAGCTACCTGGTGAATGTGCTAAGGCTACGTACGAAAAGGAGTACGGTACTGATGTTTTTGAGATACAGAAAAACTCTATTCCAGCAGGTTCTAATGTCATTATCGTTGATGACATTATTGCCACTGGTGGTTCTGCTGCTTCAGCTGGCGAATTAGTTGAACAACTCGAAGCCAACCTTTTGGAATACGATTTTGTCATGGAGTTGGATTTCTTGAAAGGTAGAGGTAAGCTGAACGCTCCAGTGTTCACTTTACTGAACGCTCAAAAGGAGgctttgaagaaatga
- the UNG1 gene encoding uracil-DNA glycosylase (Uracil-DNA glycosylase~similar to YML021C), producing MWYMRRLSTNSVMTVARKRKQTTIEDFFGTRKSTNEAPNKKGKTGTTFMTITKDAAIKTEAKEVVKKGTADKFSADPGAKEAFSKNLSSNLRALLSLELETIDDSWFPHLMDEFKKPYFVKLKQFVTKEQSDHTVFPPPKDIYSWTRLTPFDKVKVVIIGQDPYHNHNQAHGLAFSVKPPTPAPPSLKNIYKELKQEYPDFVEDNKVGDLTHWASQGVLLLNTSLTVRAHNANSHSKHGWETFTKRVVQLLIQDREADGKSLVFLLWGNNAIKLVESLLGSTSVGSGSKYPNITVMKSVHPSPLSASRGFFGTNHFKMINDWLYNTRGEKMIDWSVVPGTSLKEVDEANSRLEPKSEDS from the coding sequence ATGTGGTACATGAGAAGACTGTCAACAAATTCAGTTATGACGGTGGCTcgaaagagaaaacaaactACCATTGAAGACTTCTTTGGTACAAGGAAAAGCACTAATGAGGCGCCAAATAAGAAAGGTAAAACAGGCACCACTTTCATGACCATAACAAAAGATGCAGCTATCAAGACTGAAGCAAAGGAAGTCGTAAAGAAGGGAACCGCTGACAAATTTTCTGCTGATCCAGGTGCAAAGGAGGCTTTCTCGAAGAACTTGAGCAGCAATCTACGTGCGCTATTATCGCTAGAGCTAGAAACGATTGATGATTCGTGGTTCCCACATTTGATGGATGAATTTAAAAAGCCATATTTTGTAAAGTTAAAGCAGTTCGTCACTAAAGAACAATCTGATCATACAGTGTTTCCGCCACCAAAGGATATTTACTCGTGGACCAGGCTAACGCCATTTGATAAAGTTAAAGTCGTAATTATCGGTCAAGATCCATATCATAACCATAATCAAGCGCATGGGTTGGCGTTCAGCGTCAAACCGCCTACACCAGCTCCACCATCATTGAAGAACATATATAAGGAATTGAAACAAGAGTATCCTGATTTTGTCGAGGATAATAAAGTAGGGGATTTGACTCACTGGGCTTCACAAGGGGTTTTATTACTTAATACCTCATTAACTGTAAGGGCACATAATGCAAACTCGCATTCTAAACATGGATGGGAAACTTTTACAAAAAGAGTGGTCCAGTTATTAATCCAGGATAGAGAGGCCGACGGTAAAAGTTTAGTATTCCTTTTATGGGGGAACAATGCTATTAAATTAGTTGAGTCTCTGTTGGGATCTACTTCCGTCGGAAGTGGTAGTAAGTACCCAAATATCACGGTGATGAAGTCGGTGCATCCGTCTCCGTTAAGTGCAAGTAGGGGATTTTTTGGTACCAACCATTTCAAAATGATTAACGATTGGCTATACAATACACGTGGAGAGAAAATGATAGACTGGAGCGTTGTTCCTGGAACGTCACTAAAAGAAGTTGACGAGGCAAATTCTCGCTTAGAGCCAAAATCAGAAGACTCTTGA
- the OST6 gene encoding dolichyl-diphosphooligosaccharide--protein glycotransferase (Subunit of the oligosaccharyltransferase complex of the ER lumen~similar to YML019W): MKWCCTYLILWIAIVFNKFQVTTATVSYDIDDVLQFQDDTGVITVTADNYPLLSRGVPGYFNILYITMRGTNSNGMSCQLCHDFEKTYHTVAEAIRSQAPQSLNLFFIADVNEVPHLVEDLKLQNVPHLVVYPPAENNKQSQFKWKTSPFYQYSLVPDNAENTLQFGDFLAKILNISITVPQDFNVQEFLYYFVACMVVFIFIKRVILPKVTNKWKLFSLILSLGILLPSITGYKFVEMNGIPLIARDAKHRIMYFSGGSGWQFGIEIFSVSSMYIVMSALSVLLIYVPKTSRVSEKMRGLLASFLACILFYFFSYFISCYLIKNPGYPIVF, translated from the coding sequence ATGAAGTGGTGTTGCACATACCTTATCCTATGGATTGCCATTgtattcaataaatttcaaGTAACCACAGCCACTGTATCCTATGATATAGATGATGTCCTACAGTTTCAAGATGATACTGGTGTGATAACAGTGACGGCTGACAACTACCCATTATTGAGCCGTGGTGTCCCAGGCTACTTCAATATCTTGTACATCACAATGAGGGGTACAAACAGTAACGGCATGAGTTGCCAATTATGCcatgattttgaaaaaaccTATCACACAGTTGCAGAAGCTATTCGCTCGCAGGCCCCACAATCACTGAACTTGTTTTTTATAGCCGACGTCAACGAGGTACCACATTTGGTCGAGGACTTAAAGTTACAAAATGTGCCTCATCTCGTGGTATATCCGCCAGCGGAAAATAATAAGCAGTCTCAGTTCAAATGGAAAACGTCACCTTTTTATCAGTATTCTTTGGTGCCTGATAATGCAGAAAATACTTTACAATTTGGCGATTTCCTGGCTAAAATACTCAATATTTCGATAACTGTTCCTCAAGACTTCAATGTTCaagaatttctttattattttgttgcGTGTATGGTagttttcatcttcatcaagaGAGTAATTTTACCGAAGGTAACTAATAAATGGAAgcttttctctttgataTTATCATTGGGTATACTTCTACCAAGTATTACTGGTTACAAATTTGTGGAAATGAATGGCATTCCCCTCATTGCACGTGATGCAAAACATCGTATAATGTACTTCAGTGGTGGTTCAGGATGGCAGTTCGGTATTGAGATTTTTTCCGTGTCATCGATGTACATTGTGATGTCTGCATTATCTGTGCTTTTAATTTACGTGCCCAAAACTTCACGTGTAAGTGAAAAGATGAGAGGGCTACTGGCGTCATTTTTGGCATGTATTctattctatttcttttcttatttcaTTAGTTGTTACTTGATTAAGAATCCAGGGTACCCAATTGTTTTTTAG
- the RPS17A gene encoding 40S ribosomal protein eS17 (Ribosomal protein 51 (rp51) of the small (40s) subunit~similar to YML024W) yields the protein MGRVRTKTVKRASKALIERYYPKLTLDFQTNKRLCDEIATIQSKRLRNKIAGYTTHLMKRIQKGPVRGISFKLQEEERERKDQYVPEVSALDLSRSNGVLNVDNQTSDLVKSLGLKLPLSVINVSAQRDRRYRKRV from the exons ATG GGTAGAGTTAGAACCAAGACCGTCAAGCGTGCTTCTAAGGCTTTGATTGAACGTTACTATCCAAAGTTGACTTTGGATTTCCAAACCAACAAGAGACTTTGTGATGAAATCGCCACTATCCAATCCAAGAGGTTGAGAAACAAGATTGCCGGTTACACCACCCAtttgatgaagagaatCCAAAAGGGTCCTGTTAGAGGTATCTCTTTCAAATtgcaagaagaagaaagagaaagaaaggaTCAATACGTCCCAGAAGTCTCTGCTTTGGACTTGTCTCGTTCCAACGGTGTTTTGAATGTTGACAACCAAACCTCTGACTTGGTTAAATCTTTGGGTTTGAAGTTGCCATTATCTGTCATCAACGTTTCTGCTCAAAGAGACAGACGTTACAGAAAGAGAGTTTAA